The Polypterus senegalus isolate Bchr_013 chromosome 5, ASM1683550v1, whole genome shotgun sequence genome includes the window TTTGTTGTGCTTGATGACCAGCCCCTTTCTGTTGTTGAGAATGTGGGGTTTCGGCGCTTAATGGAGCATTTGGAGCCTCGTTACGCTACCAAACCGACATTTTATCTCCGAGACAGCCGTTCCAGATAAGTACAAACAAGTGCGCAAGTTCATTTTTGAATGCTTGGATAGCGTTCCCGCTTTAAGCTTGACCTCAGATATTTGGAGCTCAGACGTGTGTCCATTGTCCTTGCTAGGTCTAACAGCACAGTGGATAGACTCAAGTTTTAAGTTGCAAAAGCAGTTTTGCACGCTAAGCAGCTTCGTGGCTCGCACTCAGGAGAGTGCATCGCTACAGCTATAGAGGAAATgttaaatgaatggaaaatttcaaaaatcaaagttcaTGTTGTTTTACGAGACAATGGCAGCAACATAATAAAGGCAATGGATAGACTAGGAGTTCCAAGTTTAGGATGCTTCGCGCACACTTTGCAACTCGTGGTGAATGAGGGACTGTTATCGCAACGTAGTATTAGTGATGCAGTGGCTGTCGGAAGAAAAATAGTGGGTCACTTTAAGCACTCTGCACTTGCATATTCACGTTTGGAGAACATTCAAATTGAGCTCAATATGCCACCGAAGCGTCTGGTACAAGATGTGCGAACACGGTGGAATAGCACATATTATATGATGGAGAGCCTCATCGCTCAAAAACGAGCCTTGTGTGCATATTCCGCGGAGCATGACCTGCCAGCCACATTGTGTGCACGTCAGTGGGGGCCACttgaaaagattgtagcagctcTGGTTGACAAGGGAGGTAAGCTCCTCATGGTCATCAGCATCTGATGTTATCCCCATCGTCTGCGTCCTTAAGCGCGTTCTGTCTCGACGAAATGAAAGTGACGAGGGAATAAGGACGATGAAGATCACCCTTCTCGAGGCTGTTAACAGACGCTTCAAAGATGTAGAATCTGAGCCACTATATGCAGTTGCAACACTGCTGGATCCAAGATATAAAGACAGGTAtggaatttttttaatgtgtgtgtttgtgagagagagggggagagggAGAGTgtgtggtgagagagagaaagaatgggatagaaagagagagagagagtgtgtgtgtgtgtgtgtgtgtcagtgagagAGAGCTAAAGACATTTACTCACAAATCCCACACTTGACTGTGAGGAAGTTAAGTTAAATTGTAATATTTCATCAGCCAACAGTATAATAATCTCTTAATATTGTGGTTTGGCTATTATCGTTCCAGATACTTCACAAGTGTAGAAATCTCAAACCAGGCAAAAGCTGCTTTGATCGTAGAGGTGAGAAAGATGGAGGAAGTGTTTAAAAGAAGCACATCAGATTCCTCAGAGCCAGCAGAGGGGACATCTTGTGAATCAGCTGCTGTGGAACCAGCAAGCAAGACTCCACGGATGGAAACTGCAAGCCACAGCAGACTTGAAAGTATTTTTGATGAAATCCTAAAGGAAAGCTCTGtagagcctgctcctcagttaaccACCTCAAGTGCATGTATTGAAGTGCAAACCTACCTCAGTGAGCCAACTATTCAGCGCTCAGACAATCCACTGTTGTACTGGCAAGTCAACCAGCCTAGATTACCCACTCTGGTTTGTACAGCAGCTAAATTTCTTTGTGCACCTTCAACAAGTGTGGAGAGCGAGAGGCTCTTCAGTACAGCCTCCATCATTATTGATGAAAGGAGAAGCAGGCTGACAGCTGAGAAGGCTGAAATGCTGATCTTTCTAAAGAAAAACCTACcccttatgttaaagtgaagcaaGAAAAGAGTTCCACAAGTTCAGTAAGACATCCCACTGTAGGTGTATATTTATGTTAACCATTAAGTAAGGGTcaattctagattttttttgaaagtatatattttatgttgcattattttaaattgcagttCCTGTGTTGGTTTGGCAttaaaaagcactttgaatttcattattaatgtttctttagaTACTAAGCTTTTATGTcatcttatgttttattttcgtATACAGTTGCTCttgtctttttggattttttggatGGTGCTGGTCCGTCAAATGCTGCTAAAACTgaggacatttaaataaaaagaagcggTTACTAAACCATGTTCTCTTTGCAATGTTTCTTTCTTATTATATCACAGTTATGATTTCTGTATTTGTGTTGaggtatataaaatgtatctggacatttttttgaaagcattaatttttgttttctgtttaaaaaaagactcAATGACTGTATCGGATTTGTGACGTATCGGCAGATATCCAAATTCACAATATCGGTATCGGTATCGGACATAAAAAAGTGGTATCGTGCCATGTCTAGTTTTGACGTAACCTGTGATGACTAAATGCAGCCTTGAACATATAAATATTGCTCTGATGTCCTTGGCCATATCTTTATCA containing:
- the LOC120530017 gene encoding uncharacterized protein LOC120530017 isoform X2; this encodes MKITLLEAVNRRFKDVESEPLYAVATLLDPRYKDRYFTSVEISNQAKAALIVEVRKMEEVFKRSTSDSSEPAEGTSCESAAVEPASKTPRMETASHSRLCRACSSVNHLKCMY
- the LOC120530017 gene encoding zinc finger BED domain-containing protein 4-like isoform X1; the protein is MKITLLEAVNRRFKDVESEPLYAVATLLDPRYKDRYFTSVEISNQAKAALIVEVRKMEEVFKRSTSDSSEPAEGTSCESAAVEPASKTPRMETASHSRLESIFDEILKESSVEPAPQLTTSSACIEVQTYLSEPTIQRSDNPLLYWQVNQPRLPTLVCTAAKFLCAPSTSVESERLFSTASIIIDERRSRLTAEKAEMLIFLKKNLPLMLK